In Schizosaccharomyces osmophilus chromosome 1, complete sequence, the genomic window CTAACGATAAACGCTCTACATCATTAATATACAATTTGTGTCACTTAGCGTGGATAATgtaagtaaataaataaataaattcgATAGCTATGctaaaaatttggtttcgACTTTTAAAATACATCCTGTACGGGTTTTCCAAACCATAACTGAAGATGTATGTAAATAACTAGTCTTCCAATACTTCTTTAAAAGGATATAACTTTAGAAAAGGAAGGTTTAGAGGAAGGGGGTGGGCGAGGGTGGACCGAGCGATTGTAAGCAGAGTAACCATACTTTGCGTACAGCCAGCCAAAAACACCTCCTCCCAAATGAGCTGCATGATCGAAAAAGGTGTACTGGGCAAATCGTTTAGAAACAAGACCCCACGTGTCAAAAGCCATTAGACCCAATAGTGCTACCCCAATTTTGATGGGAATAAAGGGTAGGAAAATGATGGAGACGGATGCGTTTGGGAAAAAATACGCTGTAGCAGCAGCAATGGCATATATGGCTCCACTAGCACCCAGGGATCCTGGATGGGCCTTGACACCATAGCGCAGACGGTTATGGAGCAATGAAGCTAGGTTAGAGAACAATATGGATGAAGTATAGAACGCTAAAAACtgattttttccaaatacaTCAAGGATCGCTGgagcaaaagaataaaaggcCATCATATTGAAAAGTAAATGCCAACCAGATTGATGGCTGAATGCGGATACAATAATAGAGGGTAAGTTTACAAAAGTGGGATTCATTACAGCGTATTTTTCAAGGGCTCTGTGAAATGCAGGGATTCTCCATAAAGCGAATATACCCACATTTATACCTATAATCGAATAAATGACACTTCGGTTCGACCTGCGATCAATAAGGCTTCGAGAATTCCAGGCGCTaggctttttttgtttatccAAGTATTGCGCTACATAAAAGGTAGCTGATCCTGTTCCAACTGCAAATGTAAGTGGTTTCCACAAGGGCGTCGGTCGAACATTTTCTATCCTTATCCAAGGCCTGTAGTAAAATCGTTTTTGCCCAAAGGTCCGAAAAAGTTTCtgagaaaaagaagaattcatATTCTGTAACCTATTAATGAATCCAATTCTTTACTATTTTACCTAGAATATGATGGACGTAAAATGAAGGAGTTCAACGAAAGAGGTAAAGGGGAAAGTTGAGGGTCATTGTAAAAACTGACGAGACCGTTTGTATTAAGAAAATCAtaaatttatattttattcgtttttaaattattttttccaataaaTACAAGCTAAACCGCCTACGACCATTTACGCCTAAAAGAATGTTGGTTCACAATACATCATGAACAAAGTATTCAAAGtcgaagaaagaaacaaagatatttttgaaataaatggttttcaaaagaacatTGTAATAACGAATATTGAaaactcattttttttgcaattaGCCAAGTAAACGAATTTACACTCGTCTTTGTTTACGCTCATAGACTACTAGCATAGAAAGATCACTTTCAGCGgtgattccttttttctttctattttaatgttttatttaatttattgtGCTCTCTAACGATTTGTTCCATGGTTAAAACCAGACTCAAAAGTATTTTACTTTGTACATGTCTGTCATAGACACCGTTCAATGACTACAGTTTATGCCAAAGATTAAGAATTATACTAAGAACATTATTTCTGGCTAATATTTACATCCTGCATTTCTATATATCTAtgttattttattttatatttgctttttataggctttgtttgtttacacaaGTCCCCCACATGTATAATTATGTGGGGGACTTGTATTTCAAACTATGGGCAAAACACTCAGGCATTTGCCTCGACATCCATGGGTTTCGCATGCCTCTAGTAATTCGAAATGGGATGTCCAAGCTGTGGATCAACAGCTTTTGAATCTGATGTAGCATCAGGAAATACATACTGGTAAggaaatgaatgaattttttgaaatatacTGTGAAGAAAGACTAACAATGGATAACTATAGTTTAGAGTGTGGTGTTGTGGTTGAACAAAATGCAATTGTATCAGAAGTGACATTTGGTGAAGCCTCAAGTGGTGCAGCCGTAGTGCAAGGCTCTCTCGTCAGTCATGATCAAACACATGCTAGACCTATGGGAGGTCCATTTCGAAATCAAAGCTCCTTGGAATCCAGGGAAATGACCATTGCAAATGGACGCCGCCGTATCTCAGCTTTAGCAATCGCATTAAAATTGAACGAGCGACATGTTGAGGCTGCCGTTCGTTACTTTACTCTTGCGATTAAcaataatttcattaaagGCCGTCGGTCGCAGTACGTTGTAGCTTCGTGCCTGTACATCGTTTGCCGTTATTCGAAAACATCACATATGCTTATTGACTTTTCCGATATGCTGCAAATCAATGTCTTTAAACTTGGCTCCACCTTTTTGAAGTTATGCCGCACCTTAGAAATTACACTACCCCTGTTAGATCCTTCCTTGTATATTAGTCGATTTGCTGCTCTTTTAGAATTTGGTCCAGAAACGTCTCGTGTTGCCAACGACGCAATTCGCCTTGTTGCACGTATGAATCGAGATTGGATGCAGATCGGTCGCCGCCCTGCTGGTATTTGCGGTGCCTGTCTTTTAATCGCTGCCCGTATGAACAACTTTAGAAGAAGTGTTCGTGAGATTGTACACGTGGTTAAAGTTGCAGATATCACCATCCAGAAACGTCTTGACGAATTTCGTATTACCGAAAGTGGTGATTTATCAATCGCTGACTTTCGCAGTATTTGGCTTGAGGGTCAATCAGATCCTCCAAGTTTTGcgaaaaatcaaaagaccTATGTCAACCCTTTTGATGCAGTATCGTCCTCTCCTCCTATAAAAGAATCACCGTCCCAAATAGAGAAAACAGACCCTCCGAACATACAACCACGGGAATCTTCGCCTGTAATGAAATCCGAAGAATTATCACAAAACGTCAAGGTAGGTTCTCAGGAACAGCAATCTAAACTGTTAGAGGAATCTCAAACTATTCGAAAAGAGGTTTCTGAAACTCTCAGACAGGAggatttcaaaaagctttcttcCCAGGTAAATGTCAAGTTGAGCGAAGA contains:
- the rbd1 gene encoding mitochondrial rhomboid protease; protein product: MNSSFSQKLFRTFGQKRFYYRPWIRIENVRPTPLWKPLTFAVGTGSATFYVAQYLDKQKKPSAWNSRSLIDRRSNRSVIYSIIGINVGIFALWRIPAFHRALEKYAVMNPTFVNLPSIIVSAFSHQSGWHLLFNMMAFYSFAPAILDVFGKNQFLAFYTSSILFSNLASLLHNRLRYGVKAHPGSLGASGAIYAIAAATAYFFPNASVSIIFLPFIPIKIGVALLGLMAFDTWGLVSKRFAQYTFFDHAAHLGGGVFGWLYAKYGYSAYNRSVHPRPPPSSKPSFSKVISF
- the brf1 gene encoding transcription factor TFIIIB complex subunit Brf1; the protein is MGCPSCGSTAFESDVASGNTYCLECGVVVEQNAIVSEVTFGEASSGAAVVQGSLVSHDQTHARPMGGPFRNQSSLESREMTIANGRRRISALAIALKLNERHVEAAVRYFTLAINNNFIKGRRSQYVVASCLYIVCRYSKTSHMLIDFSDMLQINVFKLGSTFLKLCRTLEITLPLLDPSLYISRFAALLEFGPETSRVANDAIRLVARMNRDWMQIGRRPAGICGACLLIAARMNNFRRSVREIVHVVKVADITIQKRLDEFRITESGDLSIADFRSIWLEGQSDPPSFAKNQKTYVNPFDAVSSSPPIKESPSQIEKTDPPNIQPRESSPVMKSEELSQNVKVGSQEQQSKLLEESQTIRKEVSETLRQEDFKKLSSQVNVKLSEDEIVLGDVDDDEIQEILLDKEEVETKTQVWMELNKEYLAEEEAKNLKIQEDLKKGIVKQPRKRRKYRPKDSTSDGLANTPAESAKEMMQQRAFSKKINYEALDMLFNE